The Lycium ferocissimum isolate CSIRO_LF1 chromosome 10, AGI_CSIRO_Lferr_CH_V1, whole genome shotgun sequence genome window below encodes:
- the LOC132035402 gene encoding uncharacterized protein LOC132035402: MKSEIPNLKLPTRLSQVSAEANFIIKFGSCINTTPSIDQFQSPMKRYFSTVSSKFPQPSSSAQNVPRVEENLNQLEENHHSTKKQKQGVDLDSLPADPNKRIPILDYHPDERDEIRRAYIQRGPHQPRLPRFPQTDFYGYKRRFNRKWYKKYHDWLEYSVVEDAAYCLCCYLFKDESIHQGGGEAFSSIGFKSWHKKKRLDTHVGELNSDHNQAKKKCEDLMRQEQSIQVAFVKPDNKAKLEHKIRLKASIEVVRLLLNQGLAFRGHREDESSLNKGNFLEILSWYAKRCDKISDLVLKKAQKTIS; this comes from the exons ATGAAAAGTGAAATCCCCAATCTCAAACTCCCCACTCGTCTCTCTCAAGTCTCAGCTGAAGCAAATTTCATCATCAAGTTCggctcctgcatcaacacaacaccaaGCATCGATCAA TTTCAAAGTCCAATGAAGAGATATTTCTCTACGGTATCGTCCAAGTTTCCACAACCAAGTTCATCCGCTCAAAATGTTCCTCGTGTGGAAGAAAACTTGAACCAGTTAGAAGAAAATCATCATTCTACTAAAAAACAAAAGCAAGGAGTAGATTTGGATTCTCTACCAGCGGATCCAAATAAAAGAATACCCATTCTGGACTATCATCCAGATGAACGTGATGAGATTAGACGAGCATATATCCAAAGGGGTCCTCATCAACCTCGACTTCCTAGGTTTCCTCAAACAGATTTTTACGGATATAAACGTCGTTTTAATCGTAAATGGTATAAAAAATACCATGATTGGTTGGAGTATAGTGTGGTAGAAGATGCTGCTTATTGTTTGTGTTGTTATTTATTTAAAGATGAAAGCATTCATCAAGGTGGAGGCGAAGCATTTTCAAGTATAGGGTTCAAGAGTTGgcacaaaaagaaaagattagatACGCACGTTGGTGAGTTGAACAGTGATCACAACCAGGCAAAGAAGAAGTGTGAAGATCTAATGCGACAAGAACAGTCAATTCAAGTTGCATTTGTAAAGCCGGATAATAAAGCTAAGCTTGAGCACAAAATTCGTTTAAAGGCTTCAATTGAGGTGGTGAGACTCCTCTTGAATCAAGGATTGGCATTTCGTGGACATCGTGAAGATGAATCATCATTAAACAAAGGtaactttcttgaaattctttCATGGTATGCGAAGCGGTGTGATAAAATTAGTGATCTTGTGTTGAAGAAGGCTCAAAAAACAATCAGTTGA
- the LOC132035403 gene encoding uncharacterized protein LOC132035403, whose translation MASASAYLAEAYVMKKQFKEKMMKMDAEGAEIKKQHNPKNTSSSSSSSSGGCFSMKIFKKVHPNTNPHPSTDSVVSHRDHET comes from the coding sequence ATGGCGAGTGCTAGTGCTTATCTTGCGGAAGCCTATGTGATGAAGAAACAATTCAAggagaagatgatgaaaatggatGCTGAAGGTGCTGAAATTAAGAAGCAACATAATCCCAAAAAtacatcttcttcttcttcttcttcttcgggTGGTTGCTTTTCCatgaaaatattcaagaaagttcatccaaacactaaccctcatccgtCAACGGATTCGGTGGTGTCGCACCGTGATCATGAGACCTGA